One genomic window of Biomphalaria glabrata chromosome 9, xgBioGlab47.1, whole genome shotgun sequence includes the following:
- the LOC106053937 gene encoding uncharacterized protein LOC106053937 has translation MFTSFHSKTMWQFLGDYETQVSEGGEADLDGHYTRCAKNPGHKHFIPVDTFSLEDLPVSYRDPCLSDLIKATAGLTVRVSVPMTSSDRPAFWPSSHVPYPFYSRRGSCVLRTGTGRVMEVNKIKASTQCTCQKCVTKLQTPKKAQWELLIMSAAHVVYDDTESKHTSIRLFYDRKESPDVILHTDSIVNLNIEEDRCMFKCVTCDKKLGDKLKRNLKHWESLWFSIDQKYRESKDVHKLSFIVSHPHGCRKMVSIGQWVDKQHVDLSEDLLKFTYRTCTCPGSSGAQVYFVGYIGGFREHVHSGSFSSEGLNFSGIGIVF, from the exons ATGTTTACGAGCTTCCATTCAAAGACAATGTGGCAGTTTTTag GTGACTACGAAACTCAAGTGTCTGAAGGTGGGGAGGCTGATCTAGACGGACACTATACAAGGTGTGCTAAGAATCCAGGTCACAAACACTTCATACCTGTTGATACATTTAGCCTGGAAGATCTTCCCGTCAGTTATCGAGACCCTTGTTTGAGTGACCTCATCAAAGCCACGGCTGGCCTGACAGTCCGAGTGAGTGTTCCTATGACTAGTTCAGACAGACCAGCGTTTTGGCCCAGCAGTCACGTGCCATACCCTTTCTACAGCAGGCGAGGAAGTTGCGTTCTGAGAACAGGAACTGGTCGAGTGATGGAAGTGAATAAGATCAAAGCTTCTACACAGTGTACGTGTCAGAAATGTGTCACCAAGTTACAAACACCAAAAAAAGCGCAGTGGGAATTACTGATAATGTCTGCCGCCCACGTAGTGTATGACGACACTGAATCAAAGCACACATCTATTAGACTTTTCTATGATAGGAAAGAAAGTCCAGACGTCATTCTCCACACTGACAGTatagtaaatttaaatattgAGGAAGACCGCTGTATGTTTAAGTGTGTTACCTGCGATAAAAAGCTAGGTGACAAGTTGAAAAGGAACTTGAAACATTGGGAAAGTCTCTGGTTTAGCATTGATCAAAAGTATAGAGAGTCCAAAGATGTTCACAAACTATCATTTATTGTGTCACATCCTCACGGATGTCGTAAAATGGTAAGCATTGGACAGTGGGTAGACAAGCAGCATGTAGATTTAAGCGAAGACCTGCTAAAGTTTACCTACAGAACATGTACATGTCCAGGAAGCAGTGGAGCACAGGTTTACTTTGTGGGATACATTGGAGGTTTCAGAGAGCATGTTCACTCAGGCTCATTTAGCAGTGAAGGTCTCAACTTTAGTGGCATTGGGATAGTCTTTTAA